In the genome of Pedosphaera parvula Ellin514, one region contains:
- a CDS encoding chromate resistance protein ChrB domain-containing protein: MKWITREKVKVDRVACPWLIKKFVDTNAEFLFVPADKVMEIANEQQAIPYDVPNVELGHHGQECSFEAILKKYKLSDPALILLGKIVNGADTDNTLWNQPEGPGLEAIAEGFRHLGFKDDHEVNAAEWIVYDALYAYCQAMVKKGKPDGAFK; this comes from the coding sequence ATGAAATGGATTACTCGTGAAAAGGTGAAGGTGGACAGGGTGGCCTGTCCCTGGCTCATCAAAAAATTCGTCGATACCAATGCCGAATTTCTCTTCGTGCCAGCCGACAAGGTGATGGAGATCGCCAACGAGCAACAGGCGATACCTTATGACGTTCCCAACGTCGAACTCGGCCATCACGGCCAGGAATGCTCCTTCGAGGCGATTCTTAAAAAATACAAGCTCTCCGATCCCGCCTTGATATTGCTCGGAAAGATTGTCAATGGCGCCGACACCGACAACACCCTCTGGAATCAGCCGGAAGGTCCCGGCCTCGAAGCCATCGCCGAAGGCTTCCGCCATCTGGGATTCAAAGACGATCACGAGGTTAACGCCGCGGAATGGATTGTCTATGATGCCTTGTACGCCTACTGTCAGGCGATGGTTAAAAAGGGGAAACCCGATGGCGCTTTCAAGTGA